A part of Brassica rapa cultivar Chiifu-401-42 chromosome A05, CAAS_Brap_v3.01, whole genome shotgun sequence genomic DNA contains:
- the LOC103867102 gene encoding solute carrier family 40 member 1 isoform X1 produces the protein MENAAEAVTVVQQDEEREVEGLGQPQNPPPPVRRRFIISLYVGYFLARWGARTWEFSVALYMIYLWPNSLLLAAIYGAIESGSTAIFGPIVGRWIEGMDYVKVLRLWLLCQNLSYIIAGGAVIKLLLDYHLKPRNIPVFATLVALTNVAGAIGVLSTLGGTILIERDWAVVMSEGHPPAVLTRMNSVIRGIDLSSKLLSPVITGLIISFVSLKASAITFAFWATITAWVEYWLFISVYSGVPAIAQSNERRILRSMTNPVEETDAPVSVSIVRGTEEGNPPRRTAMLKVFDRVSKSSFVGAWRVYIKQEVVLPGVSLALLFFNVLSFGTLMTATLQWEGIPTYIIGIGRGISATVGLAATVVYPLMQSRISTLRTGLWSFWSQWSCLLVCVGSIWVKRDNVASYMLMGGVAASRLGLWMFDLAVIQQMQDQVSESDRCVVGGVQNSLQSALDLMAYVLGIIVSNPKDFWILTIISFSTVTLAGLIYTVHLYRIRNHIFHFEKIPLLSKCLFKFILPSRGET, from the exons ATGGAGAATGCTGCAGAAGCGGTGACGGTTGTCCAACAGGATGAAGAACGTGAAGTAGAGGGACTAGGGCAGCCACAAAACCCACCGCCACCCGTACGACGTCGTTTCATTATATCTCTTTACGTTGGATATTTTCTTGCAAGATGGGGTGCCAg AACTTGGGAATTCTCAGTTGCTTTGTATATGATCTACTTGTGGCCAAACTCTCTGCTTCTTGCGGCCATATACGGTGCGATAGAGTCAGGTTCAACTGCGATCTTTGGCCCCATTGTGGGGCGATGGATCGAGGGAATGGACTACGTTAAAGTTCTTAGACTCTGGCTCTTATGTCAGAACCTCTCCTACATCATTGCTGGTGGTGCAGTCATCAAGTTGCTACTAGATTACCATCTTAAACCCCGGAACATCCCGGTCTTTGCAACCTTGGTTGCGTTGACAAATGTTGCTGGGGCCATTGGTGTGCTTTCCACACTTGGTGGCACCATCTTGATCGAACGAGACTG GGCTGTGGTTATGTCGGAAGGTCATCCACCAGCGGTATTGACAAGAATGAACTCTGTCATTAGAGGCATTGATTTGAGCTCAAAGCTATTGTCTCCAGTCATCACCGGTCTCATCATTAGCTTTGTCTCACTGAAGGCATCAGCCATCACTTTTGCATTTTGGGCCACTATAACCGCTTGGGTTGAGTATTGGCTCTTCATATCTGTGTATAGTGGTGTTCCTGCGATAGCTCAAAGCAATGAGAGACGGATCTTGCGTTCCATGACAAATCCAGTAGAAGAAACAGATGCACCTGTTTCTGTTTCTATTGTCCGCGGGACCGAGGAGGGTAACCCACCACGTAGAACCGCAATGCTGAAGGTCTTTGATAGAGTATCCAAATCCTCTTTTGTTGGTGCGTGGAGAGTTTATATCAAACAAGAAGTTGTACTCCCAGGGGTTTCACTAGCTCTCTTGTTCTTCAACGTCCTCAG CTTTGGAACATTGATGACGGCTACATTGCAGTGGGAAGGGATACCTACATATATCATCGGTATAGGCAGAGGAATAAGTGCCACGGTTGGACTAGCGGCTACAGTCGTCTATCCTCTAATGCAAAGCCGTATCTCAACGCTGAGGACCGGTCTCTGGTCATTCTGGTCTCAG TGGAGCTGCCTTTTGGTATGTGTTGGATCGATTTGGGTTAAAAGGGATAACGTAGCATCTTACATGCTAATGGGTGGAGTTGCTGCTTCAAGGCTTGGCTTGTGGATGTTTGATCTTGCCGTCATCCAGCAAATGCAG GATCAAGTTTCAGAATCCGACCGTTGTGTGGTTGGAGGAGTTCAAAACTCTTTACAATCGGCTCTTGACTTGATGGCATACGTACTAGGTATCATTGTATCCAATCCAAAG GATTTCTGGATATTGACGATCATCTCATTCTCCACAGTTACGTTAGCAGGATTAATCTATACAGTTCATCTCTACCGAATCCGTAACCATATCTTTCACTTTGAGAAGATTCCTTTATTGAGCAAATGTTTGTTCAAGTTTATACTTCCTTCTCGTGGAGAAACATGA
- the LOC103867102 gene encoding solute carrier family 40 member 1 isoform X3: protein MENAAEAVTVVQQDEEREVEGLGQPQNPPPPVRRRFIISLYVGYFLARWGARTWEFSVALYMIYLWPNSLLLAAIYGAIESGSTAIFGPIVGRWIEGMDYVKVLRLWLLCQNLSYIIAGGAVIKLLLDYHLKPRNIPVFATLVALTNVAGAIGVLSTLGGTILIERDWAVVMSEGHPPAVLTRMNSVIRGIDLSSKLLSPVITGLIISFVSLKASAITFAFWATITAWVEYWLFISVYSGVPAIAQSNERRILRSMTNPVEETDAPVSVSIVRGTEEGNPPRRTAMLKVFDRVSKSSFVGAWRVYIKQEVVLPGVSLALLFFNVLSFGTLMTATLQWEGIPTYIIGIGRGISATVGLAATVVYPLMQSRISTLRTGLWSFWSQWSCLLVCVGSIWVKRDNVASYMLMGGVAASRLGLWMFDLAVIQQMQVGSSFRIRPLCGWRSSKLFTIGS from the exons ATGGAGAATGCTGCAGAAGCGGTGACGGTTGTCCAACAGGATGAAGAACGTGAAGTAGAGGGACTAGGGCAGCCACAAAACCCACCGCCACCCGTACGACGTCGTTTCATTATATCTCTTTACGTTGGATATTTTCTTGCAAGATGGGGTGCCAg AACTTGGGAATTCTCAGTTGCTTTGTATATGATCTACTTGTGGCCAAACTCTCTGCTTCTTGCGGCCATATACGGTGCGATAGAGTCAGGTTCAACTGCGATCTTTGGCCCCATTGTGGGGCGATGGATCGAGGGAATGGACTACGTTAAAGTTCTTAGACTCTGGCTCTTATGTCAGAACCTCTCCTACATCATTGCTGGTGGTGCAGTCATCAAGTTGCTACTAGATTACCATCTTAAACCCCGGAACATCCCGGTCTTTGCAACCTTGGTTGCGTTGACAAATGTTGCTGGGGCCATTGGTGTGCTTTCCACACTTGGTGGCACCATCTTGATCGAACGAGACTG GGCTGTGGTTATGTCGGAAGGTCATCCACCAGCGGTATTGACAAGAATGAACTCTGTCATTAGAGGCATTGATTTGAGCTCAAAGCTATTGTCTCCAGTCATCACCGGTCTCATCATTAGCTTTGTCTCACTGAAGGCATCAGCCATCACTTTTGCATTTTGGGCCACTATAACCGCTTGGGTTGAGTATTGGCTCTTCATATCTGTGTATAGTGGTGTTCCTGCGATAGCTCAAAGCAATGAGAGACGGATCTTGCGTTCCATGACAAATCCAGTAGAAGAAACAGATGCACCTGTTTCTGTTTCTATTGTCCGCGGGACCGAGGAGGGTAACCCACCACGTAGAACCGCAATGCTGAAGGTCTTTGATAGAGTATCCAAATCCTCTTTTGTTGGTGCGTGGAGAGTTTATATCAAACAAGAAGTTGTACTCCCAGGGGTTTCACTAGCTCTCTTGTTCTTCAACGTCCTCAG CTTTGGAACATTGATGACGGCTACATTGCAGTGGGAAGGGATACCTACATATATCATCGGTATAGGCAGAGGAATAAGTGCCACGGTTGGACTAGCGGCTACAGTCGTCTATCCTCTAATGCAAAGCCGTATCTCAACGCTGAGGACCGGTCTCTGGTCATTCTGGTCTCAG TGGAGCTGCCTTTTGGTATGTGTTGGATCGATTTGGGTTAAAAGGGATAACGTAGCATCTTACATGCTAATGGGTGGAGTTGCTGCTTCAAGGCTTGGCTTGTGGATGTTTGATCTTGCCGTCATCCAGCAAATGCAGGTAG GATCAAGTTTCAGAATCCGACCGTTGTGTGGTTGGAGGAGTTCAAAACTCTTTACAATCGGCTCTTGA
- the LOC103867102 gene encoding solute carrier family 40 member 1 isoform X2, with the protein MIYLWPNSLLLAAIYGAIESGSTAIFGPIVGRWIEGMDYVKVLRLWLLCQNLSYIIAGGAVIKLLLDYHLKPRNIPVFATLVALTNVAGAIGVLSTLGGTILIERDWAVVMSEGHPPAVLTRMNSVIRGIDLSSKLLSPVITGLIISFVSLKASAITFAFWATITAWVEYWLFISVYSGVPAIAQSNERRILRSMTNPVEETDAPVSVSIVRGTEEGNPPRRTAMLKVFDRVSKSSFVGAWRVYIKQEVVLPGVSLALLFFNVLSFGTLMTATLQWEGIPTYIIGIGRGISATVGLAATVVYPLMQSRISTLRTGLWSFWSQWSCLLVCVGSIWVKRDNVASYMLMGGVAASRLGLWMFDLAVIQQMQDQVSESDRCVVGGVQNSLQSALDLMAYVLGIIVSNPKDFWILTIISFSTVTLAGLIYTVHLYRIRNHIFHFEKIPLLSKCLFKFILPSRGET; encoded by the exons ATGATCTACTTGTGGCCAAACTCTCTGCTTCTTGCGGCCATATACGGTGCGATAGAGTCAGGTTCAACTGCGATCTTTGGCCCCATTGTGGGGCGATGGATCGAGGGAATGGACTACGTTAAAGTTCTTAGACTCTGGCTCTTATGTCAGAACCTCTCCTACATCATTGCTGGTGGTGCAGTCATCAAGTTGCTACTAGATTACCATCTTAAACCCCGGAACATCCCGGTCTTTGCAACCTTGGTTGCGTTGACAAATGTTGCTGGGGCCATTGGTGTGCTTTCCACACTTGGTGGCACCATCTTGATCGAACGAGACTG GGCTGTGGTTATGTCGGAAGGTCATCCACCAGCGGTATTGACAAGAATGAACTCTGTCATTAGAGGCATTGATTTGAGCTCAAAGCTATTGTCTCCAGTCATCACCGGTCTCATCATTAGCTTTGTCTCACTGAAGGCATCAGCCATCACTTTTGCATTTTGGGCCACTATAACCGCTTGGGTTGAGTATTGGCTCTTCATATCTGTGTATAGTGGTGTTCCTGCGATAGCTCAAAGCAATGAGAGACGGATCTTGCGTTCCATGACAAATCCAGTAGAAGAAACAGATGCACCTGTTTCTGTTTCTATTGTCCGCGGGACCGAGGAGGGTAACCCACCACGTAGAACCGCAATGCTGAAGGTCTTTGATAGAGTATCCAAATCCTCTTTTGTTGGTGCGTGGAGAGTTTATATCAAACAAGAAGTTGTACTCCCAGGGGTTTCACTAGCTCTCTTGTTCTTCAACGTCCTCAG CTTTGGAACATTGATGACGGCTACATTGCAGTGGGAAGGGATACCTACATATATCATCGGTATAGGCAGAGGAATAAGTGCCACGGTTGGACTAGCGGCTACAGTCGTCTATCCTCTAATGCAAAGCCGTATCTCAACGCTGAGGACCGGTCTCTGGTCATTCTGGTCTCAG TGGAGCTGCCTTTTGGTATGTGTTGGATCGATTTGGGTTAAAAGGGATAACGTAGCATCTTACATGCTAATGGGTGGAGTTGCTGCTTCAAGGCTTGGCTTGTGGATGTTTGATCTTGCCGTCATCCAGCAAATGCAG GATCAAGTTTCAGAATCCGACCGTTGTGTGGTTGGAGGAGTTCAAAACTCTTTACAATCGGCTCTTGACTTGATGGCATACGTACTAGGTATCATTGTATCCAATCCAAAG GATTTCTGGATATTGACGATCATCTCATTCTCCACAGTTACGTTAGCAGGATTAATCTATACAGTTCATCTCTACCGAATCCGTAACCATATCTTTCACTTTGAGAAGATTCCTTTATTGAGCAAATGTTTGTTCAAGTTTATACTTCCTTCTCGTGGAGAAACATGA
- the LOC103867104 gene encoding uncharacterized protein LOC103867104 — protein MQEADTSQPRPSKSLMDRMKTSCLSMAVTFKEGLSYVKAFFVGQTKRLTAKNEKEATDAHLTETKMQVEATDEAENAKKRLHQSS, from the exons ATGCAAGAGGCTGACACATCGCAACCACGGCCGTCGAAGTCTCTGATGGATCGTATGAAGACGAGCTGTTTATCCATGGCAGTGACGTTTAAGGAGGGGCTAAGCTACGTCAAAGCCTTTTTTGTCGGCCAG ACAAAGAGGTTGACGGCCAAGAACGAGAAAGAAGCAACGGATGCTCATCTAACAGAGACAAAAATGCAAGTTGAAGCAACCGATGAAGCAGAGAATGCCAAGAAAAGGCTTCATCAATCTtcttag